The following proteins are co-located in the Pseudomonas synxantha genome:
- a CDS encoding amidase family protein: MKLREDNGLISGLTELIKSGATTATDIAHATFHAIANCDDTAIFTSVTPERAFREAEASSKRILEGRSLGVLDGIPVAWKDLYDLKGMVTRAGSRILDQGPALVDAELVRRLTDAGAVTVGKLNMTEFAFSGLGLNPHYGTPRNPWDRKEPRIPGGSSSGCGVAVALGLVSAAIGTDTSGSVRIPAALNGIIGFKTSSGRWPLNGCYPLSRTLDTAGVLTQTVVDAAIIDAAARGLAIAERPRRTVRGIRLVVPTNAVWDGVEPAVLSNFESAIGRLSDEGAVIERRRLPVLDDVLSLGARYGTLVAIEAYELHGHRLLTTAANLMDRRVKSRLVEGGSISTELAAALRTSRGCLIESLAALFDGNTFVAFPTVPIVAPLLVLLENDDEAFAATNALMLRNTMIGSFLNWCGVAIPSGFDATGLPTSVLFSGGPGDDSQLLLATIAMEPLVRSSSYY; this comes from the coding sequence ATGAAACTTAGGGAGGATAATGGCTTAATATCCGGACTGACGGAGCTAATTAAGAGCGGTGCTACGACGGCCACCGACATCGCTCATGCCACATTTCACGCGATCGCCAATTGCGACGACACCGCAATATTCACTTCAGTTACTCCCGAGAGGGCTTTCAGAGAGGCTGAAGCCTCTTCCAAGCGAATCTTAGAAGGTCGTTCCCTTGGAGTCCTTGATGGCATCCCTGTGGCGTGGAAGGATCTTTATGACTTGAAGGGAATGGTCACGCGCGCGGGGTCTCGCATTCTTGACCAAGGCCCGGCTCTGGTTGACGCTGAATTGGTGCGTCGCTTAACAGATGCGGGCGCGGTGACGGTGGGGAAGCTGAATATGACTGAGTTCGCTTTTTCAGGGCTTGGGCTCAATCCTCATTATGGCACGCCAAGGAATCCTTGGGACCGGAAAGAACCACGCATTCCGGGGGGGTCTTCATCAGGGTGTGGAGTCGCCGTAGCGCTTGGCCTTGTATCCGCAGCTATCGGAACAGACACAAGTGGCTCAGTGCGGATACCCGCTGCGCTCAATGGCATCATTGGATTTAAGACTTCGAGCGGGCGGTGGCCTCTTAATGGTTGTTACCCTCTTTCGCGCACTCTTGATACGGCTGGAGTCTTGACACAAACGGTCGTAGATGCAGCCATTATTGATGCTGCTGCTCGTGGACTCGCCATAGCCGAGCGACCCCGCCGAACCGTTCGGGGCATACGGCTGGTTGTTCCCACAAACGCGGTTTGGGATGGCGTGGAGCCGGCCGTCCTCAGTAACTTTGAGTCCGCGATCGGCCGTCTAAGTGATGAAGGTGCCGTTATAGAACGTCGGCGGTTGCCAGTTTTGGACGATGTGCTGTCACTAGGGGCTAGATACGGCACACTCGTTGCCATTGAAGCCTATGAGCTTCACGGCCACCGCTTGCTTACAACCGCAGCCAACCTGATGGATAGAAGAGTGAAGTCACGTCTAGTAGAGGGGGGCAGCATCAGCACTGAATTGGCGGCAGCACTACGTACCTCGCGTGGATGCTTAATTGAATCCTTGGCTGCGCTATTTGATGGCAATACATTTGTCGCATTTCCAACAGTCCCCATTGTCGCTCCCCTCCTAGTGCTCCTTGAAAACGATGACGAAGCATTTGCCGCGACGAATGCGCTTATGCTCAGAAACACGATGATCGGCAGCTTTTTGAATTGGTGTGGCGTGGCCATTCCTAGCGGATTCGATGCGACTGGTCTTCCGACATCTGTTCTTTTCTCAGGTGGGCCGGGCGATGACAGCCAATTGTTGTTGGCGACAATCGCCATGGAGCCCTTGGTCCGTTCTAGCAGTTATTACTAA